Genomic window (Podarcis muralis chromosome 9, rPodMur119.hap1.1, whole genome shotgun sequence):
gccaaagaagaagaaagcaacaaCACTTCCCCTTTTCAACTTTGCTTGGAGAGGATTTCACCAGGATTTGGCACACAGTTCCAAAAAtggagaaaggggaaggaggatCATTTTCCAGGTTTTCCAGCTTCCCCTTGCCAAATAAGCATCCGTCTGGGCCAGCCACAGTAAGAggaagcccacccccaccccccagctgtgagcgagcccctccatcataggctcaagtTGCATATACAGGGTATGCTCTCCCTCGTTCCAAGGAAACTAAAATCTGGGTAAGCAgctagaacccctggaatcttgcacggCTCAGAGGTTGGGGTGGCGTACAATAATACATTTCTAGCATGAGGAAAGTTGCATCACCAATGTCTCTTCAATACCTCCACAATTTAATGCAAAATTAAATCTGTGTAAGACATAGTGAATTTTTATTGTAGAAGGGAGCATGTAGTTTCATAGCTGTGAATCACATATTAATGTATATCCTTTGATTTCAAGTGCCATAAATGAAAAGGCGATGACTGAGGCAAAGTGAgtaatgctgttgcactcaagtctgttgtgggccaggagtcagcttcgccggctgaacagcagcctgaagggggagaaggagtGTCCCAGCCTTCAAGGTGGAGAAGGTACTGATGAGAACcatctggcttcagccttcttaagcagagcttccagcagcagtcaatTGCTGGTAATAATGCTTGTAACTCCTGGCCCTAtcttgctgatttttgttcttgACCCCATGATCATCAGATTCCCTGTCCCCTGGACCATCTGACCACACGGACTGCTGTTTGCCCAatcctaggactggacctgattTTGGATGCTGACTGCCTCCAGGAAGTACACTTGTGGAGTAcaccggtggagtacaggatcaggtttaaggtgctggttttaaccttcaaagccctatacggcctagggccctcgtacctacgggaccgcctctcctggtatgccccacagaggaacttacggtcttcaaacaaaaacaccttgaaggtcccaggccacagagaggttaggctggcctcaaccagagcaagggccttttcggctgcggctccaacctggtggaatgctctgtcacaagagacaagggccctgcaggacttgacatctttccgtagggcctgcaagacagagttgttccgccaggcatttggttagggcgcagcctgactccctcctttggcaacctttacaaaactttatggctgccatcaatcttgattttaattaatttttataatgtttttataatgtcgcactatttggtgttgttagccgccctgagcccggcttcggctggggagggcgggatataaataaaatttattattattattattattattattattattattattattatgaggctcttctggttggctggccaGATGCATTCTTGAGGATGACTCACACGGTTGTCATGAAGGCCCATAGCCACTTCTTAAAACTAGTCTGCAAATACTACCTCATGAGGAGGCTGGTAATATGCTGCTACCTTTCCTTCAGCTGGATCAGCACATTCTGAACGTCCATAAGTGTGGCAAACAGTCTGTGACAGGATACAGCTGGGGGAAATCCCAAGGTGCGTTGTTTTTTGAAAGCAAAGAACAAGAAAGACAATGAAAGAGTATCTTCAAGCTTCCATCAGTAACTAGCTATACCATGGTGCACAGGTAACTACTCTTGCAGTGGCTTTTTCAGCTAAATTATCCTGTCATTTTCTTCATGAGATGCAGATCTCTGGGCACAGAGTATTCAGGTGGTGCTGCAGCCCTTACAGATAGTTTAGGGAAAGTCTCACTTGGTTGATTCGGCACCATGAGAGACGACAGTTTCAGATACTTTGGGCTTTTCATATTTCAGCCTTTAGAATGTTCTTGATGATGATTAATATAACAATAATTGGTTCCATCTATACTAGGCAAAGAACCTGGTAGAAGGATATTATTGTGATCCTGAACAGGTTTACCAAAGCTGGCGTGCCACACTTGATTTTAATTGGCGTTCATCAAGATCACCATCACATTCATCATGAATGATTCCACCTTCAATTTCATCTTTCCCACAAAAGTGCTCTGAACAGAAGGCagtctcccccccaaaaacccagaagcaacACTTAGTATGACCATCTTTTACCATGCTGATATGGTGTACATATGGTGTACATATTTCCTGGCTGTGAGGCATGAAGGCCGCACActacaaggccctttccacctgacCTAGGGAGCAGGGCCCAAACTCATCCAGCCCTACAAAAGACTCCTCATGGGGCtggaggaacatcgcccggctgtgagtgctgaaggccgctccctgcaaggctttttccacctggcctagggggcagactcacccagccctactgtgTTAAAtatgcattctgtagttgaccacctttgtaatgttttattttgaaatactttaagataatattttagttttctgttatgttgctttgactgtatatgtGACtttttcagattgttttattgatttattgatataatacaggggtcagcaacctgcggtccatgggccacaagtggcccaggGGGGTCGTTTAAACGGCCCACGAGACACCCCTAAACCGAGCCACCTGCTCGGTGAGTCCCtgcacgctgcgctaaaccggcgcagagCAGGGACTCACTTCTGTGGCACCAGAAGTTGTGTTGGCGCAGGCGCTGGAAGTCGCGTCTGTGTAGAcgcgatccagcccacggagcgATCTCCGCGGGAGTAAattggcccaggcaaggtaaaccttgccgacccctgatttaatatgctgtaaaccgctgagatttttcttaaaaatataaagtggtatagaaaacaaacaaacaaacaaataaataaataaagtctttGCCACTGTTTCCCAAGTTATTCAGAGCTTGCTGTGGGTGTTGGGCAGCATTTTGCTGTTGCAAAGACGTATTAAGCTGATTTGACATCACTACTAGTTCTTCTGCAAGAACTGACGACATTAATAATATATCTGATCTGTTTGCTTCTTTCAGCACTAAGAAATCTCCAAGCTCCCATATCAAGAATTTCATCACTCTTGTTTGTAATAGTACCTTTTCTCCCAGAGTCTGTGAGGGTGAAACCCTTCATCTCCTTGTAGTTTTGGCTTCATCTCAATCAAGATAGACCTTCATGGGAAACTGCCCTTGACTCGTCGGCTTCTATTTCTTTAGTTATCCTTGTGTTCTTACTTCAGTAACTACTTGTGCATACAATTTGTGTGATAATATAGATTGGCAGCATGTGATAGTCAACCTGCAAACCAGTCATTAGAATCTACCTTTGGCCTTTGCAGAACTGAGTAGCCCTCAGAATCATAAATGCATGATGATACTCAACTATAGGGTGATTAATATATGTTCATCAAGGTTTAGCCCTTAAGCATATGATCTGTTAACCTACATACTCCAAGTTACTGCAGCTACCCTCTTTTCAAGTTGGTATTTGTCATCTTGTTTGAAGTGGTGACTATGAGTCTTTGGTCGTATCCACAAatccattaaaaacacatttttatcacttttaacagtcatgccTTTCTTCAAGAATCccaggaattgtagtttactcctcacagagctacagttcacagcactttaaactacagttcccagaattcttaggagggaagccgtgactgctaaagtggtataagagtgcttttcATGTGTGGTGCGGATGTGGTCTTTATTCTGGTATGTCCTCTTCCACATCTGTCTGTCTAAACTGCAGAGCTATTATTCCAATGGTCGGCTTCAATGTGTGCTACTTCTAACCACTGCTAAAGTGGTATTCAGATGCTATACTTGCCAGCATCTTTAGTTATTTGGTGCCCATTTCCTGTAAATAGTGACATTAGTAAAATGAATATGCAAGGGTGTAATATGAATTTGCTTTATGGcatattttattgatattgaggATCAATTTTGTTTCCTCCATCTTTATTCTCCATATAAGTGCtacttcttttcttcttattaaTGTTCTGTTCATTCAGTCAGTCTTTAAAAGATTAGGTATCACGGATTGCAACTGGAGCAGTTTCTGCCGGTTGCCACATTTTGCATTTCTCTAGCAACATACTTGCATTGAGAAAGAAAAGGATGCGTCTGAAATTTGTGAACCTGTTTTTCAGGATCTACTGTACATATGATGCTTTGATAAGTTAAGTGCATCACCAATTAAGGCAATTTTCATGGGCATAGGAAACAGATTAAGGGATATCTCTTATTCCAACTTTCTTGGTCAACATGCAAGCTTTTGACTTACAAAGCATTCATTACCAGGAAGCAAGCTTTAGTCAATGGTTTTAGCCAATGACAGAAAAGTAAATGTTTGAGAAAGAACTCATAGGTGGTAAATTCTCCATTGTGTATGGCTACACCTCCCTCACTCATGCAAAAGAACAAACGTGTCTCTGGATACATGCTGCTGAGCCACAGAAGGGGAGACTTGCGCCCAACCTTATGCCTTCTCAAGGAGGGGCAAAGGGTAGTAAGTCCCGAGCAGACAGTATATCCATAATGCCAGCACAGCGGGACCATCTGGTCCTGTGCTGGCCTCGCAAGAAGTTCTGAATTGAGCTACTGTCATTTAAAGAGAAGAGCGGGCTAATCAGAAAACAGTTAGCATCCTAGACAGTTGCCGATACAACAGATTAATCAGCAGGGGGTTGCAGGCTGTTTTAATGACCTAAGGAACTAAGATCTCTATTGAAGCTGGCTGTTTGTGTTGAtggatacaaacaaacaaacaactcagATACcattctgtttcttcttctcGGACTGTTACAGTTCAAACCCTTTGCACCAGAAATTCGAACCATTTTCAGATTAACACTGAAGTCCAATGAACTGGTTTCAGAATGATCAACTTGCTGAGACCCTACTTCTAAGTAAATAAGCATAGGATTAGGCTGCACATAATTTAGATATAAGAAGCTGGTAGCTGCTGATAGAgtgcttatagccagggctgagGTTTTTTTATATTTCGTTTTTAAATGGAAATTTTATACCACAGTAATCTAAATTTTGGGGTGAGAAAACTGAATTCTGCAATGTGTCTAAATTGTGCATATTAAGTATATTTCCCTGTTTGTTTTGTATAATATCTTAATGCTTCTGCTAATCAGTGGGAGAGACAACAAACTATGCAGAGGGGCTCTGAAACTCTGGTTTGAAGTGGTCGAAACTTTTCATGTACATTTGGCTTCTTTGCTTCCGTCAAGCATGCCTTTCTAGCATCTTGAAACTTGcctttaaaagggggtggggctgAAATTTCTATGATTTTTTAAAGTTTCACCCAACATCAAACTCTGTGTTAGCGCAGTGCTTGcctaaaattaaaaaacacacctagGCTTTCTTGTACAGCACTGATACATCTACATACGAGTTTATCTTGTGCTACTTAATGGGTTCTTACTGGGAACTCACACTTCAAAAAGATATCCCAGGTTGTGTAGGGATTTGGACAATAGAATGTTGGCATTTCCACAATAGAACTAGCTTTGCTTTGCATGAACTGAATCAGTGCATATGTGGGTGGGAAGGAAACTCTGGAAGAGATTGATTTCTTTCAAAGTCCTAATTATTTAGCTTCCTTAGGGATACAATATGGATTTCCTTGGGAAGTTATTTGGTTATTTTGATTGCTGGATAGCTTATATGTAGAGGGTTTGATGGATGGCTTATTGTGTAAAGAGTTGAGCCAATCAAACTGTATGGTTTGCTAATTAATTCTGACCTTAATTTGTCTCATTCAATGGTGCTCGAACGATATTTAGCAGACTGTGATAACTGGGGGAGTCAAAATTGTTCAGGCACAACTGCTTCTCTGTATTAGAGATACTCAGTATTGAATATCTTACCATTTTCTCTGCAGGCATGTATTCCTAAGCTACATTATTTACTTTTCGGTTAGCTCTCCAAAAGGGGCTCATTCAAAGTATTTGTCCCATGGCTGCTTCCAGCCAAGCCCCTTCCCATGAGGTCCAAAGATAAGCAAGGAGCCAAGCAGGAATCACAAGTAAACAGCTGAGGggttcctccccattttattcttccTATGTGCTGAATATATAGTCACAACTGGGAAAGAGATCCTCTTCTCTTCAAATGACCATATCTAATCCCTCTGCCATCCTAAGGACCACACCCTCTCAATTAGCCTTTGGCTAATAAAATAATCTAAGTTTGTATCTGACcaacctagttggtctctaaggtgctactggaaggaatttttttattttgttttgactacggcagaccaacacggctacctacctttaTAAGATTTAAGCTGCAGTTCATTAATTTTCAGcttattgttataaaaaaagtgtgcctagacattccgttgttgcacccataacctaggtttaaggtgccattttgcTCCTGGCTTTCATTATTCTtctttcagtttctaacactggttgctGATATCTTGAAGAGAAGGAACATGGGCTCCATGTTCGCCCTGCTGCAGCCTTGGTGGTGGCTCTTGCTCCTGGTGCACCTTTTGCACAACGAGTAGAAGTTCCCTGGCACTGGCGCCATTAGGCCATTAGGGCCAAGTTGAGACCATCATTCTGAACTATGGTTAACCGGACCTTGATTTATAAACCTTGACTTGGCGTGTCATGTGAACCCGCCACTGGCATGTTGCCCCAATAAACTTGGCCATGAACTAATGCAGCTCTTGGACTGAAACGGTCCTCCATAACCTTTGACTTTGTGCTTTCTCTTTGTCCTTGCTAGCATCAGGCAACATGACAGATATGGGCAGCTGATTCTGGCAAATGCCACTGCAGCAGACACTGGTCAATACAGCTGCTGGCTCCTGCAATGCAGTGGCTACAATTGCAAGAAGGATGAGACCAAAACGGGCTCAACGTACATCTTTTTTGCAGGTAATGGAATGGCTCGTTGTTTCCAGAGGTAGAAAGGTCCTTCCTTAATGCTATCTTTTTTTTCATCTTTGCACTTCACGGTATCCCTGTATCGAGTGGGCAGCAAGTGTTTCTGATAGTGCAGATTATACCCTCTTTTGTGCTCATTAGTTACATGCTCATTTTTCAAAGCAGTTCATTTTTTAGCACTGCTGTATTTGGGTTTGCTTATGCAATCAGTCATCGTCTTTTAGTGATACATTATCATATTTAAGCTTCTTGTTTacactgaaaatattttattggagatcAAAGCAAGTTAAAAAAGAGGAATGGTTAATTAGTGCCTGCTGTCTGTTTTGTAGAGAAAATTTACAGTCAGCCACATTATGGTTATTTAAGGTGTGCAGTGGTGGATGAAGTTAAAAAGTCACTGCATGCACATAATCCTTTAATGCAGCCTTCCTCAAGCTGAAGTTTTTGACTAATTTCCTCACCACTGGGTGTGCTGCGAGATGCTGATGAGACATCTGGCAGGTACCAGGTTGGGGGGTAGGTGTCCCTAATGAATAAGCAAGATAAGGAGCAATAATGTGAGGTGAAAATGCACTGCGTAAAGAGTGGTGATTGAACTAGGATACCAGGTCTACAAATCATGATTGGTACAGATTTGGGGTCGTGGATGGCGctgcagtctaaaccactgagcctcttgggcttggtgaTCACAAGAATGGCAATTCGAATCTGCGGGATGgagtgatctcccgttgctctgtcaaagctcctgccaacctagcagtttaaaagcatgccagtgcaagtagataaataggtaccacagcagcgggaaggtaaacgacatttctgtgcactctggcactcatcatagtGTCCCGCTGCACCAGGTGGTTCAtgttggccatatgacctggaaaagcagtctgtggacagacgccagctgcctcggcctgaaagcagaaatgagtgccgcaccccatagacttaaccgtccaggggtcctttatcttttaccagTATGGACTCTGATCAGAAGTAGAGGATTCTAGATGGTGAAGTTAGTACAATAGCTCAGTTTGGAAAGATctggttatttttaaaattcagaaatgCAGTCACCATTCTGAAACTTATGCTGGAAGATCCAAATATGCTGTTAGGATTCTTTTAAAACTGCATGCAGTGTGTTATGGAGGCTGCATTCGCAGTGAGAGGCCCTGCTGAGCACATGGCCACATTCAATAAAGGCTTAGTGATTTGGGGCTTAGTGTTTAAATTCAATTGCTAAGTATTTGAAATCACAACTGAAAATGTAATTCTTGCAGAGGTACTATGGTTGCCTCTCTCACTAGGCCAGGCTTGGACAACTTGTTATCCACTTTTCATGTATGCCAGTCTTCATGTgactttggggtgtgtgtttcaCAAGGCTCACTAGTCTCCCAAGAGTGGTTTGTTTACCCCTGAGATAGATCGGGCATTTGCTTACAGGGGACATGCAAATTAGAGATCCATTGAAGCcattatatatttaaattagttcattcattttcttttagaAAACTACTCTTAAAGGTAACGTTATTGTTGGTAAAAATCAGATTTCTGCTAATAAACCATTTCTCCCATTATTGATGTTTTTGCTATGGTGCTGGTTAAAATGGTAATGACTGGTGCGTGATTAATATCCATTGCCTTGCTTCTTCCTACAGATAAAGGGGAGCTCTTCGTTCCCTCTGCAAGTTATTTTGAAGTTGTCTACCTCAACCCAGATAAGCCAGCGGTAGTTCCTTGCCGAGTGACCAGCCCGTCAGTGAAAGTCTCATTGCACCAGGAGTTCCCAGCCGAAGAAATCCAAGTGGATGGAACCAACATTATTTATGATGTGAAGAAGGGTTTTATCTATAAGCATCCAACATCCGATCACAAGGGAGTGGTTTACTGCAGAGCAGAATCGTGGGGAGCACCTCAGATTTCCATCAAGTACCAGTTGCTTTATGTGGAAGGTAAAAAAACTAACTGAATGGCTCAGGCCAACATCAAAGCAGTTCTACTGTACGCTCTCAGACACAGTGCTTTAAACTGGCCCTGAGCAATTTCCCACACAGGTTAACACAGTGGTGATCTGTGTTTATggtgatgcaggtggtgctgtggtctaaaccacagcctcttgggcttgctgatcagaaggttggcggtttgaatacctgcaacggtggtgagctcccattgctctgtcccagcttctgtcaacctagcagtttgaaagcatgccagtgcaagtaaataaataggtatcactgcagcaggaaggtaaatggtgtttccatgcactctggtttccatcacggtgttctgttgcaccagaagcggtttcatccgtgtggccacatgacccataaagctgtctgtggacaaatgccagctcacttcgcctgaaagcgagatgagtgccacaaccccatagtcacctttgactggacttaaccgtccaggggtcctttacctttgttttGCCTTATGGTGAACTACCTAGGTACTCAGGTTCTTACTGAACTACTCAGGCTACTTCACCACAAGCAAAACACATTCAAATGTGTTTTCTGAGGTCAGCCAAGCAAAATTATCAGCATAATGAAACTTTCCAAACCTCGAGCATATATCTACTTTGAAATTGAGGCAGAAGATAGTAGTTCCCTGTTATCTTTACGCAATACCTACATTTCCCACAAGCTAAGTTGAAGAACACTTTGGAATACTACAGTAATATATCTGCACCCATAAATAATTTTGCCCCCAAACAGCAGTTGCAGCTAATTTGTGAGCAAATTACAAGAGAGTTATGTGTCTGTTGGGTGGGGTTGAACAATAAtgaattaaaaattgattttgAGTAGAATTTTAAATTGTCAATATTTTTTCCTACTCCCTGCGTAAATGTTGTTGACTTGAGTGCAACTATTAGCAGCTGGTGGTCTTGGTTTCCATGTTGTGGAATTTTCACTTGCTGATTTCTACAAGTCAAGCTGGTCCATCTGCAACCCGGTAGGCTATTAAAAATGTGGAATTGCTTTTTATTGTCTCTCGCCCATCTCTTTGAACCAGTCCCTAGTGGCCCGCCTTCAACTACAATCAAAGCATCATCCAGTACGGCAGAAGGTGGTGATGATATCAGTGTTCTGTGCACAGTTTTGGGGGAGCCAGATGTAGAAGTGGAGTTTAATTGGATATATCCAGGGCAAAAGGTAAACTGCTGCTTGTTTTGTTATttctctaaaaaataaaataatagaaaattATGAACACGCAAATTAGTCCATcatgaaattttggaaggcatGAAAACAAAGCTTATTAGTTACAAAGTTGCTAAAGTCTTGAGGACGATGCAGGCAGAGGGTAATGTTGACTGGTACAGTAATCTGTTTTTTCCTGCCACTTTTAGCTTGGAAAGATTATACACAAAGGCCTGATTTGGCCTAAAATTGGCCATCCATGTTTTGGATAAGTCTATACCCAAAGGACCACTATAAAGCTATCCACATGAGTAGACAAAGAATATGCTTTACAGAGATTGCTTATCATTATAATCTACCACAACATTTTTCTACTAGGAAATCCTGATAAATTTTTGAGGGTTATTTCCCTTCTGGAGTTTGATTCTTCAccactagatttttaaaaatcaatttatctTCATCCACTGTTGTGTAGAACAGTAATTGACCCTTTTgagtttccttttatttttctatATATTGTAAATTCACAGATTAATATGACACTATTACTGAAGCTGCAGGTGTATAAAGTTATTACAGCAACCAAACTCTCATCCTGTCTCAAAGCACAGCCCATGCCATCAGTTTAGCAATATGTGGCTACTAAAATTGCTTAGTAACACAATAACATTGATTTGTGGACATTTCATTTATTAGCAGATAATTGTGTGTGGTGCTAGTGGGAATTAGGATAAAATGCAATTTGTTCCAAAGTCTCTTTCTGGTTCTGAGAGGTGGTAGAGTCAATTGTGCCTTTGCAATATGGTGCTTggatattttgaatatttttaccACAACTGTGTCTGAAGTGGCACAGTTCTGGCCCATGATCTCTCATGCATAAATCCCACTAAAACCACTTTAAGTCTTGACAAAACAGATGGCAGGACTACATACTAAATGTCTGAAGTTCCACCTACTGCATGGATTCAATTAACTTTTCAAAGGTGGTATTTAAAAGACTCAAATCTTTACATCCTTGATCACCTTACACTGGTGAGTCCCAGACTCAGCTATACCAAATAATATGAACCCAAAAGAAATCATAGGACCAGTTTTCCCAAAGGTGTTTAAACTAGACAAAATACCATTATGGAAGTATAGAGGATGTTGTATTAAGTCTGTAATCTGCTGCCACACTCTGTTGGCCTTACTTCCAGTTAAACAGTGCCTAGGATCTGGCTGTACTTCACATATAGGTGCTAAAATTACCCAGTAAGTAATCTTTATCTGGCATGAATACAAAGAGAGGCCAGCCTTAAATGGTCATGTTTCCCCTTCAGATTAAAAGGGCAGAAACAAACAAG
Coding sequences:
- the PDGFRL gene encoding platelet-derived growth factor receptor-like protein isoform X1 yields the protein MKPWLLLLGLLLLHQTLQNAIGQPAKNKRPKEPGENRIKPANKKVKPKTPKLKERESTDASPKIHSIMTQVMDKGRFQKPAATLSLSAGQNLELRCKGNKIEWSHPSDHNRVSIRQHDRYGQLILANATAADTGQYSCWLLQCSGYNCKKDETKTGSTYIFFADKGELFVPSASYFEVVYLNPDKPAVVPCRVTSPSVKVSLHQEFPAEEIQVDGTNIIYDVKKGFIYKHPTSDHKGVVYCRAESWGAPQISIKYQLLYVEVPSGPPSTTIKASSSTAEGGDDISVLCTVLGEPDVEVEFNWIYPGQKYERPVVIQDSWRLIDRGIGHTTRISESLITVEDFETIDGGNYICIAQNLRGQTTVAAYVELI
- the PDGFRL gene encoding platelet-derived growth factor receptor-like protein isoform X2; this encodes MTQVMDKGRFQKPAATLSLSAGQNLELRCKGNKIEWSHPSDHNRVSIRQHDRYGQLILANATAADTGQYSCWLLQCSGYNCKKDETKTGSTYIFFADKGELFVPSASYFEVVYLNPDKPAVVPCRVTSPSVKVSLHQEFPAEEIQVDGTNIIYDVKKGFIYKHPTSDHKGVVYCRAESWGAPQISIKYQLLYVEVPSGPPSTTIKASSSTAEGGDDISVLCTVLGEPDVEVEFNWIYPGQKYERPVVIQDSWRLIDRGIGHTTRISESLITVEDFETIDGGNYICIAQNLRGQTTVAAYVELI